From a region of the Coffea arabica cultivar ET-39 chromosome 3e, Coffea Arabica ET-39 HiFi, whole genome shotgun sequence genome:
- the LOC113737106 gene encoding outer envelope pore protein 16-2, chloroplastic-like isoform X2 encodes MSSSSNLETRSIIDELRNFDKSGLFDLGHPLLNRIAESFVKAAGIGAVQAVAREAYLTAVEGADTSGIPPEISAAKRHRFPDLRGETNAKTVEALVKGTGKESLQWGLAAGMYSGLTYGLKEARGVHDWKNSALAGAVTGAALALTSDGHSHEQIVQCAITGAAISTAANLLTGIF; translated from the exons atGAGTAGCAGTAGTAATTTGGAGACGCGATCAATCATTGATGAGCTGCGCAACTTCGATAAGAGTGGTCTATTTGATTTGGGCCACCCTCTTCTCAATCGTATTGCTGAAAGCTTCGTAAAAGCTGCTGGG ATTGGTGCAGTTCAAGCAGTAGCACGCGAGGCTTATTTAACAGCTGTTGAAG GTGCGGATACTAGTGGTATACCGCCAGAAATTTCTGCTGCTAAAAGGCATCGATTTCCCGACCTCAGAG GAGAAACTAATGCAAAGACTGTGGAAGCTTTG GTTAAGGGCACTGGAAAAGAATCTCTACAATGGG GATTGGCTGCTGGAATGTATTCTGGTCTTACATATGGATTAAAGGAGGCTCGTGGAGTTCATGATTGG AAAAACAGCGCATTAGCTGGAGCTGTTACTGGGGCTGCATTGGCACTAACGTCAGATGGTCATTCGCACGAGCAGATCGTGCAGTGTGCCATAACTGGTGCAGCCATATCAACTGCAGCGAATCTCCTTACGGGAATATTCTAA
- the LOC113737106 gene encoding outer envelope pore protein 16-2, chloroplastic-like isoform X1, producing MSSSSNLETRSIIDELRNFDKSGLFDLGHPLLNRIAESFVKAAGIGAVQAVAREAYLTAVEGAGADTSGIPPEISAAKRHRFPDLRGETNAKTVEALVKGTGKESLQWGLAAGMYSGLTYGLKEARGVHDWKNSALAGAVTGAALALTSDGHSHEQIVQCAITGAAISTAANLLTGIF from the exons atGAGTAGCAGTAGTAATTTGGAGACGCGATCAATCATTGATGAGCTGCGCAACTTCGATAAGAGTGGTCTATTTGATTTGGGCCACCCTCTTCTCAATCGTATTGCTGAAAGCTTCGTAAAAGCTGCTGGG ATTGGTGCAGTTCAAGCAGTAGCACGCGAGGCTTATTTAACAGCTGTTGAAG GTGCAGGTGCGGATACTAGTGGTATACCGCCAGAAATTTCTGCTGCTAAAAGGCATCGATTTCCCGACCTCAGAG GAGAAACTAATGCAAAGACTGTGGAAGCTTTG GTTAAGGGCACTGGAAAAGAATCTCTACAATGGG GATTGGCTGCTGGAATGTATTCTGGTCTTACATATGGATTAAAGGAGGCTCGTGGAGTTCATGATTGG AAAAACAGCGCATTAGCTGGAGCTGTTACTGGGGCTGCATTGGCACTAACGTCAGATGGTCATTCGCACGAGCAGATCGTGCAGTGTGCCATAACTGGTGCAGCCATATCAACTGCAGCGAATCTCCTTACGGGAATATTCTAA
- the LOC113737106 gene encoding outer envelope pore protein 16-2, chloroplastic-like isoform X3 — translation MSSSSNLETRSIIDELRNFDKSGLFDLGHPLLNRIAESFVKAAGIGAVQAVAREAYLTAVEGETNAKTVEALVKGTGKESLQWGLAAGMYSGLTYGLKEARGVHDWKNSALAGAVTGAALALTSDGHSHEQIVQCAITGAAISTAANLLTGIF, via the exons atGAGTAGCAGTAGTAATTTGGAGACGCGATCAATCATTGATGAGCTGCGCAACTTCGATAAGAGTGGTCTATTTGATTTGGGCCACCCTCTTCTCAATCGTATTGCTGAAAGCTTCGTAAAAGCTGCTGGG ATTGGTGCAGTTCAAGCAGTAGCACGCGAGGCTTATTTAACAGCTGTTGAAG GAGAAACTAATGCAAAGACTGTGGAAGCTTTG GTTAAGGGCACTGGAAAAGAATCTCTACAATGGG GATTGGCTGCTGGAATGTATTCTGGTCTTACATATGGATTAAAGGAGGCTCGTGGAGTTCATGATTGG AAAAACAGCGCATTAGCTGGAGCTGTTACTGGGGCTGCATTGGCACTAACGTCAGATGGTCATTCGCACGAGCAGATCGTGCAGTGTGCCATAACTGGTGCAGCCATATCAACTGCAGCGAATCTCCTTACGGGAATATTCTAA
- the LOC113736903 gene encoding uncharacterized protein, producing MYHFLASVVARLEPCFARRDWVLICSMGLASFLCKKADIDFEQYENRQTEDKADIDSHINLLFEKRFEPRIHPTEEEVVKTQGLRDLFKDLVTNAEICEDGLSKILPRYGVNKFTPHSGDVFDPNKHKLAFFVPDPNREPGLVAVVKRDGYIYGDEVIRQAEVGVTRGVATRRSRRPSPIPSQ from the exons ATGTATCACTTTTTAGCCTCGGTGGTAGCAAGACTGGAGCCTTGTTTCGCGAGAAGAGATTGGGTTTTAATATGTAGTATGGGGCTCGCTTCTTTTCTCTGTAAAAAAGCAGATATAGATTTTGAACAATACGAAAACAGGCAAACTGAGGACAAAGCAGATATTGATTCTCACATCAATCTGTTGTTCGAGAAGAGATTTGAACCTCGTATCCATCCCACGGAGGAGGAGGTGGTTAAGACCCAAGGTTTAAGA GATCTTTTTAAAGATCTTGTGACTAACGCAGAAATATGTGAGGATGGACTTTCTAAG ATTCTGCCACGCTACGGGGTGAATAAATTCACCCCACATTCTGGTGACGTGTTTGATCCAAACAAACACAAGcttgctttctttgttcctgATCCAAATAGGGAACCCGGACTAGTAGCAGTAGTGAAGCGG GATGGATACATTTATGGGGATGAGGTTATCAGGCAGGCTGAGGTAGGCGTAACGCGTGGAGTTGCGACGCGGAGGAGCCGACGACCATCTCCCATCCCGTCACAGTGA